GACTCGGCCGCCGCCAACAACTCGTGGCAACCACCTGCGGAGATTATATGACCAGCAAATGGAGGAAACAGGCCAGCCTTGCATTTAGGGTGCTACAAGGCTTTGTGGAAGGAGGTTGGGACCCGGAATCTTCCCCTTTTTCGTCGCTCGATGGTTTAATGAGTCGACAAGGAACTACGTGTAAGTTCGAAGGCATTTTATGTAGGGGTTATTGGTCAGACGCTGAAGCTAATGGGAGTTAGATGTTGGGCCTAGGGTTTTGGCTAGGAAGAGAACACTCTTTATTGAACTCGATAAGGATGGGGTTCTGCTGTGTTTTCGCTCTCCCAGCGATACAAGAAGAGCCATGGGTTTAATGGAGGCCTGGAGTTGGTTTTGCAATGCAGTACGAAAATGGCCCAGCGTTTTCGAAGGGAAGATGGTAGCACGATACTTCTACATGGCCGAGCTTCAAGATCTGCCGGTTCACTGAAGAAATACGTCTCTATTTCAGGCCATCTGCGTTGGTCGAAACCACGAGAGATAAAGCACAACTGCTGGGAAAtactcttcctcgcccatTGGTGGGTGCCTTGCATCTTGCAACCCCGGACCGCATTCGGTAAAGGCTTGGAGATGTCATTTGAAATGATGCTATTTTTTGCGGCTGTTTCGTTCCAATTTATTGTTGATGGTGGCGTCGTTTTCGTCGGATACACCACCTTACTATATCCCACCGCCATCGATGGGAACTCGGCTCAGTTTCACCTTGTTGCCTCAGATGAACGCTAAATCAATCCATACATACAGGCATATGGCAGCGACAGAGTTTTGACGCGAGACGCAGCTCAATTCACAAAGATGCGGTGCTTCCTAGGGTGGTGCACTAATGCTTAAATCAATCTTTTTACCAACGTCCTTTTCAGATATTCGGCAAAGCAGACAAAATCGGCCGTCCATGGACTGAATACATCGCAACAATCGGAATCAGCTGTGCCCTGGCCTACCTGAACGTGTCACACACCGGGGCAGAGGTCTTCCAAGGGCTATCCAGCCTAGTAGCACTCCTTACCCTCCTCGGCTGGGGCATGATCTGTCTCTCACACCTGCGCTTCCGATACGCCTAGAAAGTGCAGAGGCGTGAGGAGACGCATATCTCCTGGCGGACGTGGGCGAATCCGTATGCGACGTGGTGGGGGCTGATATGGTGTATTGCCCTTATTATTGTGGAGTTTTATTTGAGCGTGTGGCCGCTGCATGAGAAGACTTCGGCGAAAAATTTCTTTGCGAATTTTATTAGTGTTGTTGCCTTGTTTGTTATTTGGGCTGGGGCGATGATTTGGTATCGGTGTCCGGTTTGGGTTGATGCCAGAGATGCTAACCTGGATGGAAACAGACGGTCTTATGCGGAgagggttgatgaggaggctgtTTTTATTAAGAAGGGGTTTGTGAGGGCGTTGAAGGTTCTTTTTGAATAGGTTGATATATTCTGTGGCAAGATTAGATCATGGCAgtctatataaaatcctcTATATAACCGCCCTCTCCGTCAAAGGCTGATTCTGAACAATCCTCTTATACGAAAGCGCACCGAGATCCAGCGTCTGAAACTTCCCATAGACAATCAACTCAGCAACACCACGCCCACAAGCCGGCGCCTGCTGGCTCCCATGTCCCGAAAAGCCAacacagaaaagaaagttgCTGATTTCACTATGCGGTCCAACGATAGCATTATGGTCGAACGTGTTAAACTCATAATGACCCAACCAGGAATCGGTCACCTGTGCAGTAGCGAATTGAGGAACCCTGTGCGTGATAACAGGGAGAATCTTCTCCTCCCATGCATTCTCTGCGAAGCTGAAATCGTCTACGTCCACGGCTGTATCGGGCCCGATGGGCGGACAGCCCACGAGGTAGTCCTTGACACCGTAAGACCGGAGATGGACGCCTGATGGGTCAATCGTCAAGGGGAGATCCTGGGGTAGACTTTCATCAACAGAGAAGATGTAAGTGTAGCGCCGTCGAGCCTCGACAGGGAGGGCAGGGATCCCAGCTATCTTGGAGACAGAGGCAGCGCGGGTCCCTGCGGCGTTGACCAGGGTGTCGACGGTGATTTCCTCTCCGGTTTTAAGTTTGATGCCTTTCACCTTCTTGCCACCTTCTAGCTCTGCGCCGATGACTTCGTTCGTGATGTACTCGACGCCGTTATGGCGGGCTGTGCTGCGTAGCCATTGGACCATGCCCCAGGCGTTGAATGCGCCTTCGTCAACGAGATTCAGACTCGCGCTGTCGAGGTCATCAGTATAAAGGAATGGATATTTATCCTTTATCTCTCTCTTTGATATGATCTTGGTACCTGCCCCCAGGCTAGCCTGCAACTCCTGGTCCTTCTTCAAGACATCTGTGAACTTCTCCGAATCAGACAGGTAAAGATATCCAAAGTCGCGAATAGACGGCGTAAATGGGACATCGCGAGGGTCTGGAGGAAACTCCGCACCGAAACGCTTCACAAAGTCCGCTGCGTATCGCGCAATCTGGACGTTGATGGCGGTTGCGAATTGCTGGCGCATGCAGTTGTTGCTGGCCTTTGTGGCGGAGTACTCCAGTGACGGGTCTCGCTCGACAACGAGCACTGAGCCCTCGAagtctggggttgtggaTAGGTGCcaggcgatggaggagccGGTGGttgcgccgccgacgatgacgacgtcgTAGTGCTGGCggagggggttgttgttcGTTTGCATTGTGACTTATGGTAATCAAAAGATGAAGATTAGATACCAAGTTTGGCTGTTCTACGGTTATATATAGCATGTATCGTCATTGCTGTCGTGATAAGCTGCCTAACTACTCAGTGTATTCTGTTTAGGGCTTTCTCCACTTTCCTCGACTCGCCGTAAGTTGCCATTTGGTTCTCGCCAGGCAGGTTTCCCCAGTCGACACTACTCGATACAGATTTGCATTTACTGTGCAGTGATGATTATGCCCATGAAGTGATTTACTTTTACGTTCCATCTCGAATTCCAGCCTAAAACGGATTATTCTCTGCACATAACTTCGTGATTATGAAGTATTATGTAATCAATACCAAGTCGCGTGTCATCTAAGCCGCGGTCTCACTCCTTTTCCATCAATCCATCCAAATATTTTAGACGCACCATAACAGACAAGAACAGGAAACTTACAGCTGCTTTTGCGCTGAGTTCAATGGCGTCGAGCCGAAAGATCCCTCCTTCGTCGCGCTTACCCTCAGCAGCTCCACTGTGCGTATCCGAGCCTGTCAACAACAATGCCCGGTATCGGTACTTGACACTCTTAGCAGTTAAGATTCTTGAACGCTTTCGGCCGCGCCATGGGAACGTTCTCATGCTAACAAGCAAACTATGTGTGAAGTACGGGCGCCGCGTGGACTTATCAGAGGCCTCGACAATGCAGTTCATATCTCGGAATACGTCTATACCGGTTCCAAAAGTTCTGTGTGCATTCAAACACTCTGGGCGGACGTATATACTGATGGAAAGGATTAGCGGGGAGATAATTGGCAGTGGGTGGTTGAAGCGAAGTGAGCAGTCCAAGACGACACTCCTTGCGCAGTTGGCGAAGATGGTCACCGAGATGCGGGAGCTTCCGCCTCCGGAGGGTATGGGGATTGCTTCTGTTGATGGCGGATCGCTTTATGACTGCCGTGTTCCAGGACAGTCTTTGCGCTTTGGGCCTTTTAGTACTGCACAGGAATTCCATCGGCATTTACGAAGAGGCATGGAATTTGATCCGAGACTTGACGCCGAGGTCCAAGATTTGGTTAAACAACAAGACGGCTCTTGGCCTCTGGTATTCACTCATGGTGATTTAAGCAGTCTGAATATTCTTGTTCGCGGAGAGGATATAGTTGGTCTTATTGATTGGGAGACCGCTGGATGGTATCCCTCATATTGGGAATACACCTGTGCCTACCAAGTCAATCCGCAAAACACCTTTTGGGTTGATGAGATTGACAAGTTCCTACAGCCCATACCTGATGAGCTGGCGATGGAAAAGCTCCGTCAGAAATACTTCGGAGATGTCTGACTTATATAAT
This region of Aspergillus puulaauensis MK2 DNA, chromosome 5, nearly complete sequence genomic DNA includes:
- a CDS encoding uncharacterized protein (TransMembrane:1 (i81-101o)); its protein translation is MAQRFRREDGSTILLHGRASRSAGSLKKYVSISGHLRWSKPREIKHNCWEILFLAHWWVPCILQPRTAFGKGLEMSFEMMLFFAAVSFQFIVDGGVVFVGYTTLLYPTAIDGNSAQFHLVASDER
- a CDS encoding NAD(P)/FAD-dependent oxidoreductase (COG:S;~EggNog:ENOG410PVZW;~InterPro:IPR006076,IPR036188;~PFAM:PF01266;~go_function: GO:0016491 - oxidoreductase activity [Evidence IEA];~go_process: GO:0055114 - oxidation-reduction process [Evidence IEA]), giving the protein MQTNNNPLRQHYDVVIVGGATTGSSIAWHLSTTPDFEGSVLVVERDPSLEYSATKASNNCMRQQFATAINVQIARYAADFVKRFGAEFPPDPRDVPFTPSIRDFGYLYLSDSEKFTDVLKKDQELQASLGAGTKIISKREIKDKYPFLYTDDLDSASLNLVDEGAFNAWGMVQWLRSTARHNGVEYITNEVIGAELEGGKKVKGIKLKTGEEITVDTLVNAAGTRAASVSKIAGIPALPVEARRRYTYIFSVDESLPQDLPLTIDPSGVHLRSYGVKDYLVGCPPIGPDTAVDVDDFSFAENAWEEKILPVITHRVPQFATAQVTDSWLGHYEFNTFDHNAIVGPHSEISNFLFCVGFSGHGSQQAPACGRGVAELIVYGKFQTLDLGALSYKRIVQNQPLTERAVI
- a CDS encoding uncharacterized protein (COG:S;~EggNog:ENOG410Q12Q;~InterPro:IPR011009,IPR002575;~PFAM:PF01636); protein product: MASSRKIPPSSRLPSAAPLCVSEPVNNNARYRYLTLLAVKILERFRPRHGNVLMLTSKLCVKYGRRVDLSEASTMQFISRNTSIPVPKVLCAFKHSGRTYILMERISGEIIGSGWLKRSEQSKTTLLAQLAKMVTEMRELPPPEGMGIASVDGGSLYDCRVPGQSLRFGPFSTAQEFHRHLRRGMEFDPRLDAEVQDLVKQQDGSWPLVFTHGDLSSLNILVRGEDIVGLIDWETAGWYPSYWEYTCAYQVNPQNTFWVDEIDKFLQPIPDELAMEKLRQKYFGDV